The following are from one region of the Halarcobacter sp. genome:
- a CDS encoding AraC family transcriptional regulator → MNEDLNISSYDLTNLVEKRISPFSRETITEEIKPKYGEGFLVWHNLGNGIATSANNYTLNNNYIISLESNVAGAVIIFNLGEDITYRFKDEKEYILRRNRFFIGFSSNEFIVHMLLNKNLNYNTLTIGIKEELFLKLTNNFELLKKKMNEAKEKNYSLLEGTKIDPEQLEMLSSFKEKILDENLLNQLYFESKTTNLIHYTINKLQNIVDTGDKLDTKKIDYLERAKQIILTEYNKPISIKDISYKSAVNECYLKKDFKYYYGMTIHEMLQKHRLEMSKKFLKDNYSVKEVAQKVGYKHIGNFSKLFFKFYGITPTNYKKKFNK, encoded by the coding sequence ATGAATGAAGATTTAAATATAAGCTCTTATGACTTAACTAACTTAGTTGAAAAAAGAATAAGTCCATTTTCTAGAGAAACTATAACCGAAGAGATAAAACCAAAATATGGTGAAGGTTTTTTAGTTTGGCATAACTTAGGTAATGGAATAGCTACTTCAGCAAATAACTATACACTTAATAACAATTATATAATTTCATTAGAATCAAATGTAGCGGGTGCAGTAATTATTTTCAATCTAGGAGAAGATATTACATACAGATTTAAAGATGAAAAAGAATATATACTAAGAAGAAATAGATTTTTTATAGGTTTTTCTTCTAATGAGTTTATTGTTCATATGTTGCTAAATAAAAATCTCAACTATAATACTCTCACAATAGGGATAAAAGAGGAACTATTTTTAAAATTAACAAATAACTTTGAATTACTAAAAAAGAAGATGAATGAAGCAAAGGAAAAGAACTATTCTCTTTTAGAAGGAACAAAAATAGACCCGGAACAACTTGAAATGCTTAGTTCATTCAAAGAAAAAATACTTGATGAAAATTTGTTAAATCAATTATATTTTGAATCTAAAACTACAAATTTAATTCACTATACAATTAATAAACTTCAAAATATAGTCGATACAGGAGATAAATTAGATACAAAAAAAATTGACTACTTAGAAAGAGCAAAACAAATAATATTAACTGAATATAACAAACCTATATCCATAAAAGATATTTCATATAAATCAGCTGTAAATGAATGTTATTTAAAAAAAGATTTTAAATACTATTATGGGATGACTATACACGAAATGTTGCAGAAACATAGACTAGAAATGTCAAAAAAGTTTTTAAAAGATAATTACAGTGTAAAAGAGGTTGCACAAAAAGTTGGATATAAACACATTGGTAACTTTAGCAAATTATTTTTCAAATTTTATGGAATAACTCCAACAAACTACAAAAAAAAGTTTAATAAATAA
- a CDS encoding PepSY-associated TM helix domain-containing protein: MKKSQVFKQRLFRIHVAAGITFSLIMYISIFFGIFAITLPYIKTWEKPSRHVQKVDITKIDYNSIINETFKDPTFPQNNALINLPGRMGDPLVSVSHRFVKPVVFDPSSGKKIEEESKEKSDLANFLNELHYGAPLNFIGRLSFGFVAVGTLVLIITGLILIYLFNFNNKGRNQQAMFSKIHVKVFTWLFLPFILIVLSGAVMNVGLVSAQPMSMMLTKGEAKAIDAVVGKILFSQKEPIKKDGEKAIMQPVSQLLIKAKSINPDLEFKQIKLINWNDKTARVELIAYNPYKPFLNGGIFNQPSITLSAVTSKLIEEKKVLDNSWPVFIAESIFFLHFLFGIDIFSRLLVAFSMLLCCVAIGFGTMLWLEKKAKKFDSKISFYHWLGKFSLASMIGVIPATAMLFFLQWTLPFNLEERVLWQKGIFYNTWLFTLFWSFYRINSYQAAKEFFLIGGIIFILSVIFHNIYLEITPFTLINTGLTNIFGVDFALVLLGIILILISILLPKNRENAKTFWPNKNQG; encoded by the coding sequence ATGAAAAAATCTCAAGTTTTCAAACAACGACTTTTTAGAATCCATGTAGCTGCTGGTATAACTTTTTCTTTAATAATGTACATATCAATTTTTTTTGGTATTTTCGCTATTACACTTCCTTATATCAAAACTTGGGAAAAACCTTCAAGACATGTTCAAAAAGTTGATATCACAAAAATAGACTATAATTCAATTATAAATGAAACATTTAAAGACCCTACTTTCCCCCAAAATAATGCTTTAATAAATCTACCAGGAAGGATGGGTGACCCACTTGTAAGTGTTTCCCATAGGTTTGTAAAACCTGTAGTATTTGATCCTTCAAGTGGCAAAAAAATTGAAGAAGAGAGTAAAGAAAAATCAGATTTAGCAAACTTTTTAAATGAACTACACTATGGAGCACCACTTAACTTCATTGGTAGACTCTCTTTTGGTTTTGTTGCTGTTGGTACCCTTGTTCTTATAATTACAGGATTGATTCTAATTTATCTATTTAATTTTAATAATAAAGGTAGAAATCAACAGGCTATGTTTTCTAAAATCCATGTAAAAGTTTTTACTTGGCTATTTTTACCTTTTATTCTTATTGTGTTAAGTGGAGCTGTTATGAATGTGGGATTAGTAAGTGCCCAACCAATGTCAATGATGCTTACAAAAGGTGAGGCTAAAGCTATTGATGCAGTAGTTGGGAAAATACTATTTTCCCAAAAAGAGCCCATAAAAAAAGATGGTGAAAAAGCTATTATGCAACCTGTTTCCCAACTACTAATAAAAGCAAAAAGTATTAATCCAGATTTAGAATTCAAACAAATTAAACTAATAAATTGGAATGACAAAACAGCAAGGGTGGAATTAATTGCTTATAATCCATATAAACCTTTTTTAAATGGTGGAATATTTAATCAACCCTCTATAACACTTAGTGCTGTTACATCAAAATTGATAGAAGAAAAAAAAGTTTTAGATAACTCTTGGCCAGTCTTTATAGCTGAATCAATATTCTTTTTACATTTTTTATTTGGTATTGATATTTTTTCTAGATTACTAGTTGCTTTTTCTATGCTTTTATGTTGTGTAGCAATAGGTTTTGGAACAATGCTTTGGCTTGAAAAAAAAGCTAAAAAATTTGATTCTAAAATTAGCTTTTACCATTGGCTTGGTAAATTCTCTTTAGCATCTATGATTGGGGTTATACCAGCAACAGCAATGCTTTTTTTCCTTCAGTGGACTTTACCTTTTAATTTAGAAGAAAGGGTTCTTTGGCAAAAAGGTATTTTTTATAATACTTGGTTATTTACCCTATTTTGGTCTTTTTATAGAATCAACTCTTACCAAGCTGCAAAAGAGTTTTTCCTTATAGGAGGAATAATCTTTATATTATCAGTGATATTCCATAATATTTATTTAGAAATCACACCTTTTACACTTATAAATACTGGATTAACTAATATATTTGGAGTTGATTTTGCACTAGTTTTATTAGGAATTATTCTAATACTTATATCAATACTACTTCCAAAAAATAGAGAAAATGCCAAAACTTTTTGGCCAAATAAAAATCAAGGTTAA
- a CDS encoding TonB-dependent siderophore receptor translates to MTKSKKMFAISVFTALALYANAYADETKEKSEKNSLGSVEVLATESQEESYTVASMNTSTKLDLSLRDTPQSVSVFTKQKLDDLGITSYDEMLKRVTGVTLNRWDERLNSSARGFVIDYFKIDGMPSYSSYNARDIDLSMYERVEVVRGANGLTTGAGNPSMSINLVRKRADSKELKGDVSLKAGSWNSYSVSADVSSKLNESGSVRGRVVVKHEDADSYMDNYKRTNDIFYGVIDADLTDSTYLSLGAAYQKLDRDGVRWGGLPAFYSDGTRANFDRAKTVSDDWTHWNVKTKSIFANLEQTLYKDIDLNVAYSYDKIDSDTALLYFAGAVNRFDGSGINYMDWKADQQNEVHNLDVNVDIPFEIGGLSQQIIVGASYNLDKTTKYDGIYPNGYYSVLPNFYAYKTILPLASASDIPYIVEPEEIEQKGIYLTGKFSLLEDLKLITGARVSYWEYTSDNPANETRKFTNEITPYVGLVYDLNENHSIYTSYTSIFQPQDDKDSSGSYLNPIEGKSYEAGLKSEFLGGKINTSLSIFRIEQDNVAQDDPSGVFVPGTTTIASIEAEGVTSKGVELDITGQVTDNFTIDFGISNFEAKDANGDKYDTKASRTTANIFAKYVINNFTIGAGANYKSKYYTGSGLTKITQDAYTIANMMLAYKINKNTNLQLNIDNLFDKEYYEGIGNNSMVYGTPRSAMLTLKYSF, encoded by the coding sequence ATGACTAAATCTAAAAAAATGTTCGCAATATCAGTTTTTACTGCATTGGCATTGTATGCTAATGCTTATGCAGATGAAACAAAAGAAAAATCTGAGAAAAATTCATTAGGAAGTGTAGAAGTACTTGCAACTGAATCACAAGAGGAATCGTATACTGTTGCTTCAATGAATACATCAACAAAACTTGACTTATCTTTAAGAGATACACCTCAATCTGTAAGTGTTTTTACTAAACAAAAACTTGATGACTTAGGTATTACATCTTATGATGAGATGTTAAAAAGAGTGACAGGAGTTACATTAAATAGATGGGATGAGAGATTAAATTCAAGTGCCAGAGGTTTTGTAATTGATTATTTCAAAATTGATGGGATGCCAAGTTATTCAAGCTACAATGCAAGAGATATTGATCTTTCTATGTATGAAAGAGTTGAAGTTGTAAGGGGAGCAAATGGTTTAACTACAGGTGCTGGAAACCCTTCTATGAGTATTAATCTTGTTAGAAAAAGAGCAGATAGTAAAGAGTTAAAAGGGGATGTTTCACTTAAAGCTGGATCATGGAACTCTTATAGTGTAAGTGCTGATGTAAGCTCAAAATTAAATGAGAGTGGTAGTGTAAGAGGAAGAGTTGTAGTAAAACATGAAGATGCTGACTCTTATATGGATAATTATAAAAGAACAAATGATATTTTTTATGGGGTAATAGATGCTGATTTAACTGATTCAACATATTTATCATTGGGAGCAGCTTACCAAAAACTTGATAGAGATGGAGTTAGATGGGGTGGATTACCTGCTTTTTATAGTGATGGAACTAGAGCAAACTTTGATAGAGCAAAAACAGTTTCAGATGATTGGACTCATTGGAATGTTAAAACAAAATCTATTTTTGCAAATCTAGAGCAAACTTTATATAAAGATATTGATTTAAATGTTGCTTATTCTTATGACAAAATAGATTCAGATACTGCATTATTGTATTTTGCAGGAGCTGTAAATAGATTTGATGGTAGCGGTATAAACTACATGGATTGGAAAGCTGATCAACAAAATGAAGTTCATAATTTAGATGTAAATGTTGATATCCCTTTCGAAATTGGTGGTTTATCACAACAAATTATTGTTGGGGCTTCATATAACTTAGATAAAACTACAAAATATGATGGAATTTATCCAAATGGCTATTATTCGGTATTACCAAATTTTTATGCATATAAAACAATACTTCCTTTAGCTTCTGCTTCTGATATTCCATATATTGTAGAACCTGAAGAGATAGAACAAAAAGGTATATATTTAACTGGAAAATTTTCTTTACTTGAAGATTTAAAACTTATTACTGGTGCTAGAGTTTCTTATTGGGAATATACTAGTGATAATCCAGCTAATGAAACAAGAAAATTTACAAATGAAATTACACCATATGTAGGTTTAGTTTATGACTTAAATGAAAATCATTCGATTTATACTAGTTATACAAGTATTTTCCAACCACAAGATGATAAAGATAGTAGTGGGTCTTACTTAAATCCAATTGAGGGGAAAAGTTATGAAGCTGGTTTAAAAAGTGAATTCTTAGGTGGAAAAATAAATACATCATTATCAATTTTTAGAATTGAACAAGATAATGTAGCACAAGATGATCCAAGTGGAGTTTTTGTACCAGGTACAACTACAATTGCAAGTATTGAAGCTGAGGGTGTTACAAGTAAAGGTGTAGAACTTGATATTACAGGTCAGGTTACTGATAATTTTACAATTGATTTTGGGATTTCAAACTTTGAAGCAAAAGATGCAAATGGGGACAAATATGATACTAAAGCATCTAGAACTACAGCAAATATTTTTGCAAAATATGTAATAAACAACTTTACTATAGGTGCTGGGGCAAACTACAAAAGTAAATATTATACAGGAAGTGGTTTAACAAAAATCACTCAAGATGCATATACTATTGCTAATATGATGCTTGCATACAAAATAAATAAAAATACAAATCTACAGTTAAATATAGATAACTTATTTGACAAAGAATATTATGAAGGGATTGGAAACAATTCTATGGTATATGGTACTCCTAGAAGTGCTATGTTAACACTTAAATATTCATTTTAA
- a CDS encoding TonB-dependent receptor: MKVSKFGKTISITLSALLTTSLLADEVESSNAKKLNDITIVEKIVGNYKTEGKVEINRTNIDLEDSAKSIQVFNEDFLFDYQPQNLTSIVTMSSNTSFSGDNNGRNNIYIIRGFSGVPILRDGFNLDNAITNTEIFNFEKVEVLKGPDSLQFGESQPGGLINLVKKKPIKEDHGEILLEVKSNPSFSPKIDIGGSINDNGSLRYRLISSYLHEEDTKDFNTDTKRVFIAPSLAYDINDNHTITMMAEYLDETTPSDYGTFVNSHGDIVGDKNLVTSNPDAEFDKTQKIIGFDLESTFDTWNSNFRYRYIDLGRDNDSIYNVSSYNEATNEILRYYATQHFDSEEHDAQFTINKEFYLVGLRNRISLGLDAKKSETKTTGDFDVSIPYYLNANYPNYLPLTSSLQHPNAFEYVNSDVTTKTFGGFIQDHLNITDSLIFSAGLRYDKVKSENKNNVRNTYNEYDTSAYTPQFGLVYKITPQTTVYANYSKSFNLQPASYINVEGELLDPEEGKGFELGLKQKLFNDNFTLTTALFQIEKENVAQADPINTLYYISSGKQKSKGFEMDLSGEILPGWSIIGSYGYTKTKDLDNDNNQMTGVPKHSANIFTTYDLGEIGLKNIYVGAGARYIGTRFADTNNNIKLDSSIIYNAMIGYKKGNWKVNLNFKNITDELYAETASTSRVQIGEPRSATLAVSYSF, encoded by the coding sequence ATGAAAGTATCTAAATTTGGAAAAACAATTTCAATTACACTTTCTGCACTACTTACAACTTCACTTTTAGCTGATGAAGTAGAGAGTTCAAATGCAAAAAAACTTAACGATATTACAATTGTAGAAAAAATAGTTGGCAACTATAAAACCGAAGGAAAAGTTGAAATAAACAGAACGAATATTGATTTAGAAGATTCTGCAAAATCTATTCAAGTTTTTAATGAAGATTTTTTATTTGACTACCAACCACAAAACTTAACAAGTATTGTTACTATGTCTTCAAATACTTCATTTAGTGGGGATAATAATGGAAGAAACAATATATATATCATTAGAGGATTTTCTGGGGTTCCTATTTTAAGAGATGGTTTTAATCTAGATAATGCAATCACAAATACTGAAATATTTAATTTTGAAAAAGTAGAAGTTTTAAAAGGTCCTGATTCTTTACAATTTGGAGAATCGCAGCCAGGTGGTTTAATTAATTTAGTAAAAAAGAAACCTATAAAAGAAGATCATGGTGAAATACTGCTTGAAGTTAAATCAAACCCATCATTTAGTCCAAAGATTGATATAGGTGGTTCTATCAATGATAATGGTTCATTAAGATATAGATTAATCTCTTCATATTTACATGAAGAAGATACAAAAGATTTTAATACCGATACAAAAAGAGTTTTTATTGCTCCATCACTTGCTTATGATATAAATGATAATCACACAATTACAATGATGGCAGAATATCTTGATGAGACAACACCTTCTGATTATGGTACTTTTGTAAATAGCCATGGGGATATAGTAGGAGATAAAAATTTAGTTACTTCCAATCCAGATGCAGAATTTGATAAGACTCAAAAAATTATCGGTTTTGATTTAGAAAGTACATTTGATACTTGGAATTCAAACTTTAGATATAGATATATTGATTTAGGAAGAGACAATGATTCAATATATAATGTAAGTAGCTATAATGAAGCAACAAATGAGATATTAAGATATTATGCTACCCAGCATTTTGATTCAGAAGAACATGATGCACAATTTACAATCAATAAAGAGTTTTATTTAGTTGGATTAAGAAATAGAATAAGCTTAGGATTAGATGCAAAAAAATCTGAAACTAAAACAACTGGTGATTTTGATGTTTCAATCCCTTATTATCTAAATGCAAATTATCCAAACTATCTTCCTTTAACTTCATCGTTACAACATCCAAACGCCTTTGAATATGTAAACTCAGATGTTACAACAAAAACATTTGGTGGATTTATTCAAGACCATTTAAATATTACTGATAGTTTAATTTTTAGTGCGGGTTTAAGATATGACAAAGTTAAATCAGAAAATAAAAATAATGTAAGAAACACATATAATGAATATGATACTTCAGCATATACTCCTCAATTTGGTTTAGTATATAAGATTACTCCTCAAACAACTGTATACGCAAACTATTCAAAATCATTTAATCTGCAGCCTGCTTCGTATATAAATGTTGAGGGAGAACTTTTAGATCCAGAAGAGGGAAAAGGGTTTGAGTTAGGACTTAAACAAAAACTTTTTAATGACAATTTTACACTTACAACTGCTTTATTTCAAATTGAAAAAGAAAATGTCGCACAAGCTGATCCTATAAATACTTTATACTATATCTCAAGTGGAAAACAAAAAAGTAAAGGTTTTGAGATGGATTTAAGTGGTGAAATATTACCAGGATGGTCAATTATAGGTTCATACGGATATACAAAAACAAAAGATTTAGACAATGATAATAATCAAATGACAGGTGTTCCAAAACATAGTGCAAATATCTTTACAACATATGATTTAGGAGAGATAGGATTGAAAAATATCTATGTAGGTGCAGGAGCAAGATATATTGGAACAAGATTTGCTGATACAAATAATAATATAAAATTAGATTCATCTATTATTTATAATGCAATGATTGGATATAAAAAAGGTAACTGGAAAGTTAATCTTAACTTTAAAAATATAACTGATGAATTATATGCAGAAACTGCTTCAACAAGTAGAGTTCAAATAGGTGAACCTAGAAGTGCAACCCTTGCGGTTAGTTACTCATTCTAA
- a CDS encoding MotA/TolQ/ExbB proton channel family protein: MLKVFILFSLLFSSLCAINLDNLLNDIKKDAAVEIKEEQQRLQEFIKNEKQQQAVLKAAKAELAKESKKSIQLKNTLDKNEEILSQKEALLSEKTGDLGEMFGSVRQTSADFLTNFQNSLTASQKPETEAVFDKFSNSKRLPNIEELKSLWHGMLDEIIKSGNVEKYEAPVILNNGEKLTKEVTRVGLFAAVADGEYLKYSNDMKSLVELSTQPDLDGSLFGSDNNMFVIDPTRGTLFELLNNQPTLMQRIKQGGAVGYIIIALGLIGLIFALYKSVLLNIYFKKIKKQMKDLANPKESNPLGKVIGVFKKYKNYDIDDLELKLAESILQETNKVKKGQGFVKLLSAVTPLLGLLGTVTGMIATFQAITLFGTGDPKLMAGGISTALITTVLGLVTAIPLLFTYTYISSKSEAIVSILEEQSMGMMAERIK, from the coding sequence ATGTTAAAAGTATTTATACTATTTTCACTTCTTTTTAGTTCACTTTGTGCAATTAATTTAGATAACTTATTAAATGATATAAAAAAAGATGCCGCAGTTGAGATAAAAGAGGAACAGCAAAGACTTCAAGAGTTTATAAAAAATGAAAAACAGCAACAAGCAGTTTTAAAAGCAGCAAAAGCTGAACTTGCAAAAGAATCAAAAAAAAGTATTCAACTAAAAAATACCTTAGATAAGAATGAAGAGATTCTAAGTCAAAAAGAGGCTCTTCTTTCAGAAAAAACCGGTGATTTAGGGGAGATGTTTGGTAGTGTAAGACAAACCTCAGCAGACTTTTTAACAAACTTTCAAAACTCACTAACAGCATCTCAAAAACCTGAAACAGAAGCTGTTTTTGATAAATTCTCAAACTCAAAAAGACTTCCAAATATTGAAGAGTTAAAATCTCTTTGGCATGGTATGTTAGATGAGATAATTAAAAGTGGAAATGTAGAAAAATATGAAGCTCCTGTTATTTTAAACAATGGAGAAAAACTTACTAAAGAGGTTACAAGAGTTGGATTATTTGCAGCTGTTGCAGATGGTGAGTATTTAAAATATTCAAATGATATGAAATCTTTAGTTGAACTTTCTACTCAACCAGATCTAGATGGTTCTTTATTTGGTAGTGACAATAATATGTTTGTTATTGACCCTACAAGGGGAACTTTATTTGAACTTTTAAATAACCAACCAACCCTAATGCAAAGGATAAAACAAGGTGGAGCAGTAGGATATATTATCATTGCTCTTGGTTTAATAGGTCTTATTTTTGCTTTATATAAAAGTGTATTGTTAAATATCTACTTTAAAAAGATAAAAAAACAGATGAAAGATTTAGCTAATCCTAAAGAGAGTAATCCTTTAGGAAAAGTAATAGGAGTATTTAAAAAATATAAAAACTATGATATCGATGATTTAGAACTAAAACTTGCTGAATCAATACTTCAAGAAACTAATAAAGTAAAAAAAGGTCAAGGGTTTGTAAAGCTTTTATCTGCCGTAACTCCTCTACTTGGATTATTAGGAACAGTAACAGGGATGATTGCAACATTCCAAGCAATCACTCTATTTGGAACAGGTGATCCAAAACTTATGGCAGGAGGTATTTCAACTGCATTGATTACAACTGTTTTAGGTCTAGTTACTGCTATTCCTTTACTTTTTACATATACATATATCTCTTCAAAATCAGAAGCTATTGTTTCTATTTTAGAAGAGCAAAGTATGGGAATGATGGCAGAAAGAATTAAATAG
- a CDS encoding response regulator produces MSRNEYKNLKILYVEDEEFIRKNAVSYLNRLFDNVLEASNAFEAMQIIDNEKPHVVITDIKMPKLNGLDMVRKIRENDKKTQFIVLSAYTDTKFLLDAIDLGLIKYLTKPIRHETIFPLLLNCAKSIFTNPCNIKILCENCTFDKELELLKVDEKFVKLTRNEQLFLKLLCEKSPAAVSYDQLQNYIWKDEYMSENAIRLLVRDLRKKLPQNIIKNISKIGYKID; encoded by the coding sequence ATGTCAAGAAATGAATACAAAAATTTAAAAATATTATATGTAGAAGATGAAGAGTTTATTAGGAAAAATGCCGTTTCCTATTTAAATAGATTATTTGATAATGTATTAGAAGCTAGTAATGCTTTTGAAGCTATGCAAATAATTGATAATGAAAAGCCTCATGTTGTAATAACTGATATAAAAATGCCTAAATTAAATGGTCTTGATATGGTTAGAAAAATTAGAGAAAATGATAAAAAAACTCAATTTATAGTTTTGTCTGCATATACAGATACTAAATTTCTTTTAGATGCAATTGATTTGGGTTTAATAAAATATCTGACAAAACCAATAAGACATGAAACAATTTTTCCTTTACTATTGAATTGTGCAAAATCAATCTTCACAAATCCTTGCAATATAAAAATATTATGTGAGAATTGTACTTTTGATAAAGAGTTAGAACTCTTAAAAGTTGATGAGAAGTTTGTAAAATTAACAAGAAACGAGCAACTTTTTTTGAAACTTTTGTGTGAAAAATCACCTGCTGCAGTATCTTATGATCAATTACAAAACTATATATGGAAAGATGAGTATATGTCAGAAAATGCAATTAGACTTTTAGTTCGTGATTTAAGAAAAAAATTGCCTCAAAATATTATAAAAAACATCTCAAAAATTGGATACAAGATAGATTAG
- a CDS encoding DUF3450 domain-containing protein, with translation MNLKKLSFLLIFINSIVFSNEIEKSINVIENTNNKLIKYQNQIDKHDEKQNRLIEEYRYTNEQIKSTNKYNKQLSNIISSQEKELNDIEQQIKDIEETQKNIYPLMSDMIKSLKKLVSLDTPFLLDERNQRIENLEKTLDRADIKTAEKFRIILEAFKIEYDYAKNIETYQETTDNTTFNFLRIGRVALYKQSLNAKDYYTWNKNSKTWQEIDNSTVKSNIRKGIKIAKKHENVAFLQLPFKTKEEF, from the coding sequence ATGAATTTAAAAAAACTCAGTTTTCTTTTAATTTTCATTAATAGTATTGTTTTTTCAAATGAAATTGAAAAATCTATTAATGTAATTGAAAATACAAATAACAAATTAATCAAATATCAAAATCAAATTGATAAACATGATGAAAAACAGAATAGACTAATTGAAGAGTATCGTTACACTAATGAGCAGATAAAAAGTACTAATAAATACAATAAGCAATTAAGCAATATCATCAGCTCACAAGAAAAAGAACTTAATGACATTGAACAACAAATCAAAGATATAGAAGAAACACAAAAAAATATATATCCTCTAATGAGTGATATGATTAAAAGTCTTAAAAAACTAGTTTCACTTGACACTCCTTTTTTACTTGATGAAAGAAATCAAAGAATTGAAAATCTTGAAAAAACTTTAGATAGAGCAGATATAAAAACAGCTGAAAAGTTTAGAATTATTTTAGAAGCTTTTAAAATAGAATATGACTACGCAAAAAATATTGAGACTTACCAAGAGACTACAGATAATACAACTTTTAACTTTTTAAGAATAGGAAGAGTCGCTTTATATAAACAATCACTAAATGCAAAAGATTATTATACTTGGAACAAAAACTCTAAAACATGGCAAGAGATTGATAATTCAACTGTAAAATCAAATATTAGAAAAGGTATTAAAATAGCAAAAAAACATGAAAATGTTGCCTTTTTACAATTACCATTTAAAACAAAAGAGGAGTTCTAG